A region from the Desulfitobacterium dehalogenans ATCC 51507 genome encodes:
- the hpsG gene encoding (2S)-3-sulfopropanediol dehydratase — translation MNACCLSPHEQRILDEQKGKVSFEGRERVFKILTSFQNLRPKIDVERAKYFTESFKVTEGQPLQLRWAKALMHIAQNMTVYIDGDQLIVGRAGCQGRYGIVFPELDGDFLGLAIEQLPQRVESPFDIDPDDAQVIIKDVAPYWKGKTFHEDLAKELPKDTLKVTYDPEDPLISRFIVNETASFRSSIQWVHDYEKILKRGFKGIKEEAQEKLANLDPMSPVDNMEKKPFLEAVIITCDAIVLWANRHAQLAADYAKKERDPQRKQELLGIAERCAWVPENPARNFREAVQSQWFVQMFSRIEQKTGTIISNGRMDQYFYPYYKKDIEDGILTDEQTIELLECMWVGMAQFIDLYLSPTGGAFNEGYAHWEAVTVGGQTPDGLDATNELTYLFLKSKQEFPLNYPDLAARIHSGSPDRYLHEVAETIKEGTGFPKLINDEEVVPLLLSKGAKFDEAMDYAVSGCAECRMPNRDTYTSGNPYINFAAAVEMTLYNGKMIKYGNEQLGLETGDPTQFKTWDEFWEAYLAQQTNFLKHAFIQQHIIIRLRAQHFASPLGSLMHDLCMENCIDLHQPVIKGGIDLGYFELIGYGTVVDSLAAIKKLVYEEKKLTMAELIEAVQNNFEGYEAIREMLMHTPKYGNNDPYPDAIAKEVDRQALEFTKKYSKELGVHLDLRLVPFTSHVPFGKVVSATPNGRKAWTPLADGSSASHGADIYGPTAVLLSNFYSKNYGYRNRAARLLNLKLSPSCVAGEEGSEKLVSFIRTWCDLKLWHVQFNIINRETLLAAKKDPDKYRGLIVRVAGYSAYFVDLSSDLQDDIIARTEHEAI, via the coding sequence ATGAACGCATGCTGTTTATCCCCTCACGAGCAAAGAATTTTAGATGAACAAAAGGGCAAGGTCAGTTTCGAAGGCCGTGAGCGAGTATTCAAAATTCTAACGAGTTTCCAAAACCTTCGCCCTAAAATTGATGTCGAACGCGCAAAATATTTTACAGAGTCCTTTAAAGTGACCGAAGGCCAACCTTTACAGTTAAGATGGGCAAAAGCATTAATGCACATTGCTCAGAACATGACAGTCTATATTGATGGTGATCAACTTATTGTAGGTCGTGCCGGCTGTCAGGGACGCTATGGGATTGTTTTCCCGGAGTTAGACGGGGATTTCCTTGGCTTAGCGATTGAACAGCTGCCCCAACGTGTGGAGTCTCCCTTTGATATCGATCCCGATGATGCACAAGTTATTATCAAAGATGTTGCTCCTTACTGGAAGGGCAAGACATTCCACGAAGATTTAGCTAAGGAACTTCCCAAAGACACCTTGAAGGTAACTTATGACCCGGAAGATCCATTGATTTCAAGGTTCATTGTCAACGAAACAGCATCCTTCCGGTCATCCATTCAATGGGTGCACGACTATGAAAAGATCCTGAAGAGAGGCTTTAAGGGCATTAAAGAAGAAGCCCAGGAAAAGCTGGCCAACCTTGATCCCATGAGCCCTGTAGATAATATGGAAAAGAAACCTTTCCTCGAAGCGGTAATTATCACCTGTGATGCCATTGTCCTTTGGGCCAATCGCCATGCGCAATTAGCTGCAGATTATGCAAAAAAGGAAAGGGATCCCCAACGCAAACAGGAATTGTTGGGTATTGCCGAGAGATGTGCCTGGGTACCTGAGAATCCGGCTCGCAACTTCCGCGAAGCGGTTCAATCACAATGGTTTGTGCAGATGTTCTCCAGAATTGAGCAAAAAACGGGTACGATTATTTCCAATGGCCGGATGGACCAATATTTCTATCCTTATTACAAAAAAGATATTGAAGACGGTATCCTCACGGATGAGCAAACCATCGAACTGCTGGAATGCATGTGGGTTGGCATGGCCCAATTCATTGACCTTTACTTATCGCCCACAGGTGGCGCGTTCAATGAAGGGTATGCTCACTGGGAGGCCGTTACTGTCGGCGGTCAGACTCCCGACGGTTTGGATGCAACCAATGAGCTCACGTATCTATTCCTAAAATCCAAACAAGAATTTCCCCTTAATTATCCTGACTTGGCTGCGCGGATTCATTCTGGCTCCCCCGATCGGTACCTCCATGAAGTTGCAGAGACCATTAAAGAAGGAACCGGTTTCCCGAAACTCATCAATGATGAGGAAGTTGTGCCGCTCCTCCTCTCTAAAGGCGCAAAATTTGACGAAGCAATGGACTATGCTGTATCCGGTTGCGCTGAGTGTCGTATGCCCAACCGGGACACCTATACCAGTGGTAATCCCTATATTAACTTTGCTGCGGCAGTGGAGATGACATTGTACAACGGGAAAATGATAAAATACGGAAATGAGCAGCTTGGACTTGAAACCGGCGACCCGACTCAATTCAAGACTTGGGATGAATTCTGGGAGGCTTATCTTGCCCAACAAACCAACTTCCTTAAACATGCTTTCATTCAGCAACATATCATCATCAGGCTGCGTGCTCAACATTTTGCCTCACCCTTAGGTTCTTTAATGCACGATCTTTGTATGGAGAATTGTATCGATCTCCATCAACCCGTGATTAAAGGAGGTATTGATTTAGGTTACTTTGAGTTAATTGGCTATGGGACTGTGGTAGATTCTTTAGCTGCTATTAAGAAACTGGTCTACGAAGAGAAGAAGCTAACCATGGCTGAGTTGATTGAAGCTGTTCAGAATAACTTTGAAGGGTACGAAGCTATCCGTGAAATGCTCATGCATACACCGAAGTATGGCAACAATGATCCCTACCCGGATGCTATTGCTAAAGAAGTGGATCGTCAGGCCCTTGAATTTACGAAAAAATATTCAAAAGAGTTGGGTGTCCATTTGGATCTGAGACTTGTACCGTTCACTTCCCATGTACCTTTCGGAAAGGTCGTCAGCGCAACACCCAACGGCAGAAAAGCATGGACTCCGCTGGCTGATGGTTCCTCAGCATCCCATGGTGCTGATATTTATGGTCCAACAGCAGTGCTTCTATCCAATTTCTACTCGAAGAATTATGGTTATCGCAATCGGGCCGCTCGCTTGTTGAACCTCAAATTAAGTCCTTCCTGCGTAGCCGGTGAGGAAGGTAGCGAAAAATTAGTATCCTTCATTAGAACATGGTGCGATTTGAAATTGTGGCATGTCCAATTCAATATTATCAATAGAGAAACATTACTTGCTGCAAAGAAAGATCCTGATAAATATCGCGGTTTGATTGTTCGAGTCGCAGGCTATAGTGCCTACTTTGTAGATCTTTCCTCAGATCTCCAAGACGATATCATCGCTAGAACAGAGCATGAGGCGATCTAA
- a CDS encoding TRAP transporter large permease subunit, giving the protein MIDISKKPEASWKKWLKWIDDYFEVPFLVIGMLAIIVLITYQTIYRYIVSNITGGTAIVGLEEASRFIFIWISYLAIPLAIKQRNNIRVDILYDRLSDRWQKMSWIVVDGCILILTAVIFFMGIDHLQMMLKYPQISPALNIPFFIPYLILPIGFGLMSIRCLQDLVKQILESGLKDTLIGVLIVAVIFSPLFLDFDIPAMAWLFGYFVLFVFIGVPIAMSLGLSALATILCAHTMPIEYISQICFTSIDSFPIMAIPFFVAAGVFMGEGGLSKRLLGLADELLGSFTGGLALATVATCMFFAAISGSGPATVAAIGSLTIPAMVERGYSRGFSAALVAAAGSIGVMIPPSNPFVVYGVSAQVSIGKLFMGGIVPGLIVGFALMGVSYYYAKKNNWKGEARKRTFRSVGKAFWEAKWALMVPIIILGGIYSGYMTPTESAAVAAFYGLIVGVFIHKGITRKNFVYCFTESCSTSAIIIVLMAMATIFGNILTIEQIPTRIATWMLAITDSKYLILLIVTILLLFVGTFMEALAAIVILTPILLPIATKVGIDPIHFGIIMVVNLAIGFITPPVGVNLFVSSGIAKLKIEEIAKAVVPFLLAMIAVLLLITYVPSISMFLTQFVR; this is encoded by the coding sequence ATGATAGATATTTCAAAAAAACCAGAAGCTTCTTGGAAAAAATGGCTTAAATGGATCGATGACTATTTTGAAGTACCATTTCTTGTGATCGGCATGCTGGCTATTATTGTTTTGATTACTTATCAAACCATCTATCGTTATATCGTCTCTAATATCACCGGCGGTACAGCAATTGTTGGATTAGAAGAAGCATCACGCTTTATCTTCATATGGATATCCTATTTAGCGATTCCATTGGCTATCAAACAGCGAAATAATATCAGGGTTGATATTCTCTATGATCGCCTTTCCGATAGGTGGCAAAAAATGAGTTGGATCGTTGTCGATGGCTGCATTCTTATATTAACAGCAGTAATCTTTTTTATGGGAATAGATCATTTGCAAATGATGTTAAAGTATCCTCAGATTTCTCCGGCATTGAATATACCCTTTTTTATTCCCTACTTAATTTTACCCATTGGCTTTGGCTTAATGTCGATTCGATGTCTCCAGGACTTGGTTAAGCAAATCCTGGAGAGCGGTCTAAAAGATACTCTGATCGGAGTTTTGATAGTAGCTGTAATTTTTTCTCCGCTTTTTTTGGATTTCGATATCCCAGCCATGGCTTGGCTTTTCGGATACTTTGTGCTTTTTGTTTTTATTGGTGTACCCATTGCCATGTCCCTAGGTCTTTCCGCTTTAGCCACTATTCTCTGTGCCCATACTATGCCGATAGAGTATATATCACAAATTTGCTTTACTTCCATCGATAGCTTTCCCATTATGGCTATCCCGTTTTTTGTAGCCGCAGGTGTCTTTATGGGTGAAGGAGGATTATCCAAACGGCTCTTGGGTTTGGCTGATGAACTCTTAGGCTCCTTTACCGGCGGCTTGGCCTTGGCTACGGTTGCCACCTGTATGTTTTTTGCTGCCATAAGCGGCTCAGGACCGGCTACTGTAGCTGCCATTGGTTCTTTAACCATTCCGGCAATGGTTGAAAGGGGGTATTCCCGAGGATTTTCTGCGGCACTTGTTGCAGCTGCCGGATCCATCGGGGTTATGATTCCTCCGAGCAATCCCTTTGTCGTTTATGGCGTTTCAGCTCAAGTCTCGATTGGTAAGCTCTTTATGGGTGGTATTGTTCCTGGCTTAATCGTTGGATTCGCTTTGATGGGCGTCAGTTATTATTATGCCAAAAAGAACAACTGGAAAGGTGAAGCTCGAAAACGCACCTTTCGAAGTGTTGGTAAGGCCTTTTGGGAGGCCAAATGGGCCTTGATGGTTCCGATTATTATTCTGGGTGGTATTTATTCCGGGTACATGACACCTACTGAATCTGCGGCTGTAGCGGCGTTCTATGGTCTGATCGTAGGCGTTTTTATCCACAAAGGCATTACCAGAAAAAATTTCGTGTATTGCTTTACGGAATCCTGCAGTACCTCTGCTATCATTATTGTTTTGATGGCGATGGCCACCATCTTTGGTAACATCTTGACGATTGAACAAATTCCGACTAGGATCGCTACCTGGATGTTGGCGATAACCGACAGTAAATACCTTATTTTGTTAATTGTTACCATATTATTGCTCTTCGTTGGCACATTCATGGAAGCTTTAGCGGCCATTGTTATTCTCACGCCAATTCTGCTTCCCATTGCCACTAAGGTTGGTATCGATCCGATTCACTTTGGGATCATCATGGTTGTCAACCTGGCTATTGGATTTATAACGCCACCCGTAGGAGTCAACTTGTTTGTCTCAAGTGGTATAGCGAAACTAAAGATCGAAGAGATTGCCAAAGCGGTTGTTCCCTTCCTCTTGGCCATGATTGCCGTCTTGTTGTTGATTACTTATGTGCCTTCCATTTCGATGTTCCTTACTCAATTTGTGAGGTAA
- the hpsH gene encoding (2S)-3-sulfopropanediol dehydratase activating enzyme gives MGESRASDERRYGLVFNIQHYSVHDGPGIRTIIFTKGCPLRCEWCSNPESQQTQPQLGFNPHKCIGIKACFRCAEVCVYGAIKLNTEENDKIFVDRKFCTDCVKCVDVCPSQALQVFGKPITVEEAIREVEKDSVFYARSGGGLTISGGEPLMQADFVTETLKEARKRRLKTTIETCGYADWPSMENVCQYLTSIIMDIKCMDSEKHKKYTGAPNELILENFNKLCEGFPKLPKLIRTPVVPGFNDTEEDIKEIANLVKGKLNVTYELLKYHRLGQQKYHFLGKDYPLSDTQLGDAKFEQLKELAKSILD, from the coding sequence ATGGGGGAGTCGAGGGCTTCTGATGAGCGTAGATATGGATTAGTCTTTAATATTCAACACTATTCAGTTCATGATGGTCCAGGAATACGAACAATTATTTTTACCAAGGGTTGCCCCCTCAGATGTGAGTGGTGCAGCAATCCTGAGTCTCAGCAAACACAACCACAGCTTGGATTTAATCCCCATAAATGCATAGGCATAAAAGCTTGCTTTCGATGTGCGGAGGTGTGTGTCTATGGAGCAATCAAACTGAATACAGAGGAAAACGACAAGATTTTTGTTGATCGTAAATTCTGTACGGATTGCGTGAAATGTGTAGATGTCTGTCCTTCTCAAGCCTTACAAGTCTTCGGCAAACCCATAACCGTTGAAGAAGCGATCAGGGAAGTTGAAAAAGACAGTGTGTTTTATGCACGATCCGGAGGTGGTTTAACCATTAGCGGTGGTGAACCTTTAATGCAAGCGGACTTTGTTACGGAAACATTAAAGGAAGCCCGTAAGAGAAGACTTAAAACGACCATCGAAACCTGTGGTTATGCAGATTGGCCAAGCATGGAAAACGTTTGTCAATATCTGACTTCAATTATTATGGATATCAAATGCATGGACTCCGAAAAGCACAAAAAGTATACAGGTGCTCCCAATGAGCTTATTCTAGAAAACTTTAATAAGCTTTGCGAGGGCTTTCCAAAGTTGCCAAAACTTATTAGAACCCCAGTGGTCCCCGGTTTTAACGATACAGAAGAAGATATTAAGGAAATTGCCAATCTTGTTAAGGGTAAACTCAATGTTACTTATGAGCTGCTTAAGTATCACCGTCTAGGACAACAAAAATATCACTTTTTGGGGAAAGATTATCCACTAAGTGATACCCAGCTTGGGGACGCAAAATTTGAACAACTTAAGGAGCTCGCAAAGTCCATTTTAGACTAG
- a CDS encoding sodium:proton antiporter, with the protein MEHSLGTLLPLYSVIPFVGMLLSIALGPVLFPKFWHHHFGKVSAAWAALLAVPLIVAYGKQGVDELLHLLIADYIPFIVLIGSLFTVGGGILVRTSLKGTTWVNAGFLTIGAIIASWMGTTGAAMLLIRPFLRVNKDRKYKAFMVVFFIFMVANVGGALTPLGDPPLFLGFLHGVPFFWTLRLITPMAVVLAGLLLIYIVFDKYFLAKEQKEGNLAFASSSCNGVAAKDNSSGDSTLGKRLEVLGVQNFILLAAIIGVILFSGYVKMSEVSILGVHLGWQDVIRNLVLVAIVVISMKITPKAVREENEYSWGPILEIIYLFFGIFVTMAPALAILKAGESGALSFITAAVKEPVQYFWITGALSSFLDNAPTYLTFFSTALGQFYPGMAEAPAVAQFLVDQPLYLLAISAGSVFFGAVTYIGNAPNFMVRSIAEESGVKMPSFFGYMAYSFCILLPLFGIVTWLFFL; encoded by the coding sequence ATGGAACATTCTTTAGGTACTTTATTGCCATTGTATTCAGTCATTCCTTTTGTAGGTATGTTGTTGTCCATTGCACTGGGGCCTGTTCTGTTTCCAAAATTTTGGCATCATCATTTTGGTAAGGTATCAGCTGCCTGGGCAGCACTGCTTGCTGTTCCACTGATCGTAGCTTATGGAAAACAAGGTGTTGATGAGCTGCTCCATTTACTCATCGCGGATTACATTCCCTTTATCGTTCTTATCGGGTCCTTATTTACAGTCGGTGGTGGAATCTTAGTTCGTACATCCTTAAAGGGGACAACTTGGGTCAATGCAGGTTTCCTGACGATCGGGGCTATTATCGCTTCATGGATGGGGACTACAGGAGCGGCTATGTTATTAATCCGTCCATTCCTGCGTGTGAATAAGGATCGTAAGTATAAGGCCTTTATGGTAGTATTCTTTATTTTTATGGTTGCCAATGTGGGAGGAGCATTGACCCCATTAGGGGATCCACCGCTTTTCTTGGGCTTTTTGCATGGAGTACCTTTCTTTTGGACCTTACGCCTTATTACACCCATGGCTGTAGTGCTGGCCGGGCTCCTACTAATTTATATTGTTTTCGATAAGTACTTTCTGGCTAAGGAACAAAAAGAAGGCAATTTAGCCTTTGCTTCATCTTCTTGCAATGGGGTTGCAGCCAAAGATAACTCCAGTGGAGATTCAACGTTGGGAAAAAGATTGGAAGTTTTAGGCGTTCAAAACTTTATTCTGTTAGCCGCAATTATTGGTGTGATTCTATTTAGCGGTTATGTTAAGATGAGCGAAGTATCTATTCTGGGGGTTCATCTTGGCTGGCAGGATGTTATCCGTAATCTGGTACTTGTAGCTATTGTGGTTATCTCCATGAAAATCACACCCAAGGCAGTTCGTGAGGAAAACGAATACTCCTGGGGGCCAATTTTGGAGATCATTTATCTCTTCTTCGGAATCTTTGTAACCATGGCTCCTGCTTTAGCGATATTGAAGGCTGGTGAGTCCGGAGCTTTGTCTTTTATTACTGCAGCAGTAAAAGAGCCGGTTCAATACTTCTGGATTACCGGAGCATTGTCCAGCTTCCTTGACAATGCCCCAACGTACCTAACCTTCTTTAGTACTGCTTTAGGTCAATTCTATCCAGGTATGGCTGAAGCCCCTGCAGTGGCTCAGTTCTTAGTCGACCAGCCCTTATACCTTCTGGCAATTTCTGCTGGATCGGTGTTCTTTGGAGCGGTTACCTATATCGGCAATGCCCCTAACTTTATGGTTCGCTCCATTGCTGAAGAATCCGGAGTAAAAATGCCTAGCTTTTTCGGCTATATGGCGTATAGCTTCTGCATTCTCCTTCCCCTCTTTGGGATAGTCACCTGGCTTTTCTTTCTTTAA
- a CDS encoding TRAP transporter substrate-binding protein: MKKRLFKLSILILSCLLVFSLSGCKKADEAAAPAAGSGVADKKVVIRLGHPMAPGNNVTVGYEKFKEIVEQKSGGRIEIQIFGNTTLGSDRVTMESTQKGTLEMSSSSSPNMASFAREFMVFDLPYITQPENQQKLYDALDNGELGKYLDNVCAKVGLKPIMYSEYGYRNFVTTNKPIANASDLKGLKVRTTDSPVEVAVAEALGMSATPVAWGETYTALQQGTVDAEGNTWGLLSDAKHGEVLSYGIDSGHNYSMHLLMINKNYFDALPQDLQTILVESGKEALDWQRTVTIELEDKAKQKLIDDGMTIKELSPAEKEEFKTLTRPIWDKFPEIPQELIDLVTATQQ, from the coding sequence ATGAAAAAGAGGTTATTTAAGCTTTCGATTCTCATCTTATCCTGTCTTCTTGTCTTTTCTCTGTCAGGGTGTAAAAAGGCTGATGAAGCCGCCGCTCCAGCCGCAGGATCAGGAGTTGCTGATAAAAAAGTCGTCATTCGTTTGGGACATCCCATGGCACCTGGTAATAATGTAACGGTGGGTTATGAAAAATTCAAGGAAATCGTCGAGCAAAAGTCTGGCGGAAGAATTGAAATTCAAATCTTCGGAAATACAACCCTAGGTAGTGACCGTGTAACAATGGAATCCACCCAAAAGGGCACTTTGGAAATGTCCTCCAGCTCATCTCCCAATATGGCCAGTTTTGCCCGTGAATTCATGGTCTTCGACCTTCCTTATATCACCCAACCCGAAAATCAACAAAAATTGTACGACGCTTTAGATAATGGTGAACTAGGCAAGTACTTGGACAACGTGTGTGCGAAAGTCGGCTTGAAGCCCATTATGTACAGTGAATATGGCTACCGTAACTTTGTGACCACGAACAAACCCATCGCCAATGCCTCCGATTTAAAAGGCTTAAAAGTGCGGACCACGGATTCACCTGTAGAAGTTGCTGTGGCTGAGGCTTTAGGAATGAGCGCTACTCCGGTCGCCTGGGGAGAAACGTATACAGCATTGCAACAGGGAACCGTTGATGCAGAAGGAAATACCTGGGGCTTGCTTTCGGATGCGAAGCATGGTGAAGTACTATCCTACGGCATTGACTCAGGCCATAACTACAGCATGCATTTGCTCATGATCAATAAAAATTATTTTGATGCTTTGCCTCAAGACCTACAAACGATATTAGTAGAATCCGGTAAGGAGGCTCTGGATTGGCAGCGTACAGTAACCATTGAGCTGGAGGATAAAGCCAAACAAAAGCTAATCGATGACGGAATGACGATTAAAGAATTGTCTCCAGCTGAAAAAGAAGAATTTAAGACCTTAACTCGTCCGATTTGGGATAAATTCCCGGAAATTCCTCAAGAATTGATTGATTTAGTCACAGCTACTCAACAATAA
- a CDS encoding DNA polymerase Y family protein — protein sequence MLEHKSKDFDIVLFDANSYYASCHQAVNPELKGKPLLVAGDPRNRTGIVLTASYEARLCGIKTAMPLFQALKLCPEAVVLSPDFRLYLDLSEKMWRIVERYTDENHIERVSVDECFANFRGSHLLFGSTEEIARRVQKEILEELGLGISVGISYCKILAKLASDYQRDQKTRIKLPRSFTIIAPGDLESKVWPLGVGELSGIGRQMEKQLEGMGIRTIGDLAHVSPQVLRKRFGIYGTKLHEWANGCDDRPVTPEDHVKDHSIGRSITLPQDIKDPEQGAEVLLFLADSVGRKIRQEETKAQTLTVQVKDAEFKTRTYSTTLFEPTDITDVIYQESLKLFEKWPLGKPIRLLGITASRLQKGIEQLSLFQEEVQEQTELDRTVDEIRNKYGSEILMRGTQYLSLSRKLAVRSSKDKQR from the coding sequence ATGCTGGAACATAAATCCAAGGACTTTGATATCGTTCTCTTCGATGCTAACAGCTATTACGCCAGCTGCCATCAGGCAGTGAATCCTGAGCTCAAAGGAAAGCCTCTGCTGGTGGCCGGGGATCCCAGGAACCGGACGGGGATTGTCCTTACGGCCAGTTACGAGGCGCGGCTCTGTGGGATTAAGACAGCCATGCCTTTATTTCAGGCTTTAAAGCTTTGTCCGGAAGCGGTGGTGTTATCTCCGGATTTTCGGCTCTATCTTGATCTTAGCGAAAAAATGTGGCGGATCGTTGAGCGCTACACAGACGAAAATCATATCGAAAGGGTCTCTGTGGATGAGTGCTTTGCGAATTTTCGAGGCTCCCACCTTCTTTTTGGCAGTACGGAAGAGATAGCCCGTCGGGTACAAAAAGAGATTCTTGAAGAGTTAGGTCTGGGGATATCGGTAGGGATTAGCTATTGCAAAATTCTTGCTAAGCTGGCCAGTGATTATCAGCGAGATCAAAAGACCAGGATAAAGCTTCCCCGCAGCTTTACCATTATCGCTCCGGGTGATCTGGAGAGTAAGGTATGGCCTTTAGGGGTAGGGGAGCTGTCCGGGATCGGCAGGCAGATGGAAAAACAGCTGGAGGGTATGGGGATCCGAACCATTGGGGATTTGGCTCACGTTTCTCCTCAAGTTCTCCGGAAGCGTTTTGGCATTTATGGAACCAAACTGCATGAATGGGCTAATGGGTGTGATGATCGGCCTGTGACACCGGAAGATCATGTTAAGGATCATTCCATTGGGCGGTCCATCACTTTGCCCCAAGACATAAAAGACCCGGAGCAGGGGGCAGAGGTCCTGCTTTTTCTGGCCGATAGTGTGGGAAGAAAAATTCGCCAGGAGGAGACCAAGGCTCAGACCCTTACGGTACAGGTCAAGGATGCAGAATTTAAGACCCGGACCTATTCCACTACCCTTTTTGAACCCACGGATATTACTGATGTGATCTATCAAGAGAGTCTTAAGCTCTTTGAAAAATGGCCTCTAGGCAAACCCATCCGCTTGCTGGGTATAACTGCCAGCCGTCTGCAAAAGGGCATAGAGCAGCTCAGCCTGTTTCAAGAAGAGGTTCAAGAACAGACTGAGCTGGATCGAACGGTGGATGAGATTCGCAATAAATATGGATCTGAGATCCTTATGCGCGGAACCCAATATCTTTCTTTAAGCAGAAAGCTAGCGGTCAGAAGTTCGAAAGATAAACAGAGATAA